Genomic segment of Staphylococcus muscae:
TGGAAAAGGCCCGACACTTGGTAGGTTATCAATACGCTCATTGACTTTATTAGACCATGCAAGCATATACTTAAGGCCCTTTTGATCAGGATTTTTGAAAATGGCACGTGTCAATTCAGGGTTTGAAAACACAGGGGTTGTATCTACCCAATGTTTGATATCGGCATAGCCATCAACTGTCACACCAGTTTCATGTAGTTCTGTCAACATTTTGCTTAATCCTTTGAAACGATTAATGCCACGTGTGATTTCGTATAAGTTGAAAACATTCCAGCGTTGTAATATTTTTTCGCGATATGGAGCAAGTTCTGGCCATATATCAATAATTGCAGGGCCAAAAGCTTGTTCATGTTTTATTGTCATTGTATCCATTCCACAACCGTCGGAATCGACACAGATTAAATGTTGATGTTGAGGGGTAAAATGACTCAATGAAGTATTCATAGTTTTCGTTCCTTTCATTGTTTATAATAAAAATGAGGTGAGGTATCATGTATCAACAAGAGACATTTGACATGCTTAAAACACATGCGATTGAATTATTGATGTTAGAAATCAATCGCTATGATTGGTCTGACATTAAAGGAATTAGTCAACAATTGAAGTCTCCGTTTACCAATACCAAAAGAAAAAAGTATAAAAAAGAACTAGCACACTTATTGTCA
This window contains:
- a CDS encoding HAD family hydrolase is translated as MNTSLSHFTPQHQHLICVDSDGCGMDTMTIKHEQAFGPAIIDIWPELAPYREKILQRWNVFNLYEITRGINRFKGLSKMLTELHETGVTVDGYADIKHWVDTTPVFSNPELTRAIFKNPDQKGLKYMLAWSNKVNERIDNLPSVGPFPNVHDALAYANQFADIAIVSSANLSAVDDEWSTHRLTQYVTGMFAQEAGTKEYCIDALKSLYPEDQVMMIGDAKGDLDAATHNNVYFYPILVGNEATSWQSFKETYADHFRLNNFDTTMQKQLINQFYTNFE